From Cygnus atratus isolate AKBS03 ecotype Queensland, Australia chromosome 1, CAtr_DNAZoo_HiC_assembly, whole genome shotgun sequence, the proteins below share one genomic window:
- the LOC118244957 gene encoding apovitellenin-1 isoform X2 — protein MVQSRALVIALILLLSTTVPEVHSKSIFERDRRDWLVIPDAIAAYIYETVNKMSPRVGQFLADAAQTPVVVGTRTFLIRETTKLSLLAEQLMEKIKNLWYTKVLGY, from the exons ATGGTGCAATCCAGGGCACTGGTGATAGCTCTGATCCTGCTCCTTAGCACCACCGTTCCCG AAGTGCACTCAAAGTCCATCTTTGAGAGGGACCGTCGTGACTGGTTGGTCATCCCCGATGCAATTGCAGCTTACATCTATGAAACTGTGAACAAGATGTCCCCTAGAGTTGGTCAGTTCTTGGCGGATGCTGCCCAGACTCCAGTAGTTGTTGGGACCAG GACTTTCCTCATCAGAGAAACGACCAAACTCAGTTTACTGGCTGAACagctgatggaaaaaataaagaacctGTGGTATACAAAAGTGCTAGGCTACTAG
- the GPR15 gene encoding G-protein coupled receptor 15, which yields MRTAWPEMDLSQLSPVTMVTLNYDDYFYEDNCQYKHLQHMTTFLPILYTVVFLVGIIGNSILIAALVFKRRVQRLIDIFIINLAASDFIFLITLPFWVDKEASDGSWRVGSFLCKASSFIISVNMYCSILLLTCMSADRYLAIMYPAVARRVRTRSYSTGLCICVWLLSCCLGIPTLLSRELKERYGKTYCTDKAVTESKQIVSLMMLILAFFFPLLSILTFYCSITRRLCMHYQRSGKHDKKLRKSIKIVFIVVAAFVISWVPFNLFKLMAILLRLRKVPDCFPDMVAQVGVKVSSPFAFANSCANPFIYYCFDNYIRRAMLRCLCPWVKVSSSGSVSDTLDTRLSHSLSNFITGEYAARKRKRSVSL from the coding sequence ATGAGGACAGCCTGGCCAGAAATGGACCTCAGCCAGCTTTCGCCTGTGACTATGGTCACTTTGAACTACGATGACTACTTTTATGAGGACAACTGCCAGTACAAGCATCTGCAGCACATGACTACTTTCCTCCCCATCCTGTACACTGTTGTGTTCCTGGTGGGCATCATCGGCAACTCCATCCTGATAGCGGCCTTGGTGTTCAAGCGCCGGGTCCAGAGGCTTATCGACATCTTCATCATCAACCTCGCTGCTTCTGACTTCATCTTCCTCATCACGCTGCCGTTCTGGGTGGACAAGGAGGCATCGGACGGGAGCTGGAGGGTAGGATCTTTCCTCTGTAAAGCCAGTTCTTTTATCATCTCCGTCAACATGTACTGCAGCATCCTCCTTCTCACTTGCATGAGTGCGGACCGGTACCTTGCCATCATGTACCCTGCCGTCGCCAGAAGGGTCAGAACCAGATCCTATTCCACCGGCCTCTGCATCTGCGTCTGGTTATTATCCTGCTGCTTGGGGATACCGACCCTTCTGTCCAGGGAACTGAAGGAGCGCTACGGCAAGACGTACTGCACAGACAAAGCCGTGACAGAATCCAAACAGATCGTGTCGCTGATGATGTTGATCCTGGCCTTCTTCTTCCCGCTGTTGAGCATCCTGACCTTTTACTGCTCCATCACCAGGAGGCTCTGCATGCATTACCAGAGGTCCGGGAAACACGataagaaactgagaaaatccATCAAGATTGTCTTCATTGTAGTGGCTGCTTTTGTCATCTCCTGGGTCCCCTTCAACCTTTTCAAGCTTATGGCCATCCTGTTGAGACTGCGGAAAGTGCCCGACTGTTTTCCTGACATGGTGGCCCAGGTGGGCGTGAAGGTGAGCAGCCCCTTTGCCTTCGCCAACAGCTGTGCCAACCCCTTCATTTACTACTGCTTTGACAACTACATCCGCAGGGCCATGCTCAGGTGCCTGTGCCCGTGGGTGAAAGTCAGCAGCAGCGGCAGTGTCTCTGACACTTTGGACACCCGCTTGAGCCACTCCTTATCCAATTTCATCACGGGGGAGTATGCTGCTAGGAAGAGGAAGCGCTCGGTGTCCCTCTGA
- the LOC118244957 gene encoding apovitellenin-1 isoform X1, translating to MWGKTSERLEKPHAFFASSFSEVHSKSIFERDRRDWLVIPDAIAAYIYETVNKMSPRVGQFLADAAQTPVVVGTRTFLIRETTKLSLLAEQLMEKIKNLWYTKVLGY from the exons ATGTGGGGGAAGACATCAGAGAGACTGGAGAAACCTCATGCCTTTTTTGCCTCCTCCTTCTCAGAAGTGCACTCAAAGTCCATCTTTGAGAGGGACCGTCGTGACTGGTTGGTCATCCCCGATGCAATTGCAGCTTACATCTATGAAACTGTGAACAAGATGTCCCCTAGAGTTGGTCAGTTCTTGGCGGATGCTGCCCAGACTCCAGTAGTTGTTGGGACCAG GACTTTCCTCATCAGAGAAACGACCAAACTCAGTTTACTGGCTGAACagctgatggaaaaaataaagaacctGTGGTATACAAAAGTGCTAGGCTACTAG
- the CLDND1 gene encoding claudin domain-containing protein 1, whose protein sequence is MMDNRFATALVIACVLSLISTIYMAASIGTDFWYEYHTLSPAENITEAGRSVWEEFVSEEADEKTYTDALFRCNGTVGLWRRCITVPKNSHWYSPPETDMTTNCISFSLSDQFMEKYIEPGNHNSGTDLNRTYLWRLQFLLPFVSLGLMCFGALIGLCACACRSLYPAIATGVLHFLAGLCTLGLVGCYVAGIELLHKKLPLPDDVRGEFGWSFCLACVSAPLQFMAAALFIWAARTNRKEFTLLKAYRVA, encoded by the exons ATGATGGATAACCGTTTTGCTACAGCGCTCGTAATTGCCTGCGTTCTCAGCCTCATCTCCACCATATACATGGCGGCTTCCATTGGCACTGATTTTTGGTACGAATACCacaccctgtccccagctgagAACATTACGGAGGCTGGCAGGAGCGTCTGGGAAGAATTTGTCAGCGAAGAGGCAGATGAGAAGACCTACACAGATGCGCTCTTTCGGTGCAACGGCACAGTTGGGTTGTGGCGGAGGTGTATCACTGTACCCAAAAACTCTCACTGGTACAGCCCACCAG aaACTGATATGACTACAAACTGCATCAGTTTTTCCCTCTCTGATCAGTTTATGGAAAAGTACATAGAGCCTGGAAATCACAACAGTGGCACGGATTTGAATCGGACTT ATCTCTGGCGATTGCAGTTTCTCCTGCCCTTTGTCAGCCTTGGTCTCATGTGCTTTGGAGCTCTGATTGGGCTCTGTGCATGTGCCTGTCGCAGCCTGTACCCTGCCATCGCCACCGGCGTCCTCCATTTCCTCGCAG gACTTTGTACGCTGGGCCTGGTTGGCTGCTATGTAGCTGGGATCGAGCTGCTCCATAAGAAGCTGCCCCTGCCTGACGACGTGAGGGGTGAATTCGGCTGGTCCTTCTGCCTAGCCTGTGTCTCGGCACCTCTGCAGTTCATGGCGGCCGCTCTCTTCATCTGGGCAGCTCGCACCAACAGGAAGGAATTCACTCTCTTGAAAGCGTACCGTGTAGCATAA